DNA sequence from the Candidatus Methylomirabilota bacterium genome:
ACGATCGCCCCCGCCGCGCCGAGCGTGCGGGCGAGCAGCGCCGCCCGGTTGGCCATGAGCTCCTTCTGCCGCTGCTCCTCCCACATGGTCCGCACCATGAGGCAGCCCAGGAAGTTGAAGTCGAGGCCGTGGCGCCGGCACATGTGCAGCACGACGGTGTTGGTCAGCGGCCACGTGAACCACCGGTAGAAGCTGCCGCTGTAGAAGCTGCCGCACACGGCGCCGTCGAGCACTTCGGTCGGCTGGAGGAACCAGGGCTGGCTCAGGCGGGTGATCCCGTAGACGGCGGTCCCCAGGGTCGAGTCCGGGTTCAGGAAGATCGGCTCGGGGGACACGATACTGTGGATGTAGACGAAGCCCGGGAGCCCCGGCCGCGGCGCCAGGTCGAAGACCTCGACCTCGGCCGGAGCTTCCCCGACCGTGGCCTGAGCCAGCCGGTCCGACACCCTGAGCATCGCCTGCTGGACCACGCGGTTGGCCGGGTCGAGGTCGAGGTGGGCCGCCGGCTCGACGAGCAGGCAGACGTTGCAGGTCCCGGCCCAGGGGCTGACGGCGCCGGGCCCGGCCATGTCGAGGAAGTCGCCGTAGGCGGTGCCCGGCCGGTGGGAGGACAGGAGACCGTAGCGCTCGACGTCCTGGGGCGGAGTACAGGCGATGAGCGTCGATCCGCCGAGCCGGTTGGTGCGTCCCTCCCCGACGGTCTCCACGCCGCGCCCGAGGATGCCGGGATAGGCCACACCCTTGCCGGCAACCTTGACCCGCGGCT
Encoded proteins:
- a CDS encoding glycine/sarcosine/betaine reductase component B subunit; this encodes MRLELANYPVEDVRFGRTTRWRDRVLEIDKDELLDAVRQDPLVDGADLELARPGESVRIITVADVIEPRVKVAGKGVAYPGILGRGVETVGEGRTNRLGGSTLIACTPPQDVERYGLLSSHRPGTAYGDFLDMAGPGAVSPWAGTCNVCLLVEPAAHLDLDPANRVVQQAMLRVSDRLAQATVGEAPAEVEVFDLAPRPGLPGFVYIHSIVSPEPIFLNPDSTLGTAVYGITRLSQPWFLQPTEVLDGAVCGSFYSGSFYRWFTWPLTNTVVLHMCRRHGLDFNFLGCLMVRTMWEEQRQKELMANRAALLARTLGAAGAIVTPTLRGQRMLDTMAVVQACERAGVKTVLITEEEDDEDGAAPPLLVTAPECVAVVSTGDGSAPGPFPPVEKVIGAGPIGPEWYGEQPPPLGRYGTSHLNDVWGFSRLSCVDY